ATGTACAGATATTGAGACACTAAAAATCCTTAAGcagtcttcttcttctcttcagTGGCAGctgcggcggcggcggcggcctTCTTTCCCTTGTTGGATCCCAAAAGGTACATGGCTCTTCTGAATGGAGATGGGGCATAAGCTGGAGCATAAGATGGAGCATATGCTGGAGCGTATCCCTGAGCGTATGCTGGAGCGTATCCTTGAGCATATCCTGGAGCAGCAGCGACTGGAGATCTAAGCACATATGAGTATGGGTTGTAAGCTGGAGCATATCCTGGAGTTCCTTGGTATCCGTATGGGTTGTAAGCTGGGCATGGTGGTTGAGCACaggctggagctggagcataGACTGGCATTGGTCTTGGAGCTGGTTGAGCGTAGACTGGAGTGGCAGCTGGAGCTGGGCATGGTGGGACAGCGCAGTATGTTGGTTGGTAGACTGGAGTTGGGACTGGAACTGGGACTGGAACACGGATTGGGACTGGAACTTGAACTGGGACTGGTACTGGAACATGTTGGATCACTGGTTGAGGGGCAACTGGAGCTGGGCATGGTGGAGCGGCACAGGCATATGGCTC
This is a stretch of genomic DNA from Caenorhabditis elegans chromosome V. It encodes these proteins:
- the idpc-2 gene encoding Intrinsically Disordered Protein, class C (Confirmed by transcript evidence;~Product from WormBase gene class idpc), coding for MHSAIGLLLVIASASQAQVLSLNCATPPCPEPMPVCATPPCPPQYAPLPPPPMPAPAPAYNPYPCANPPCIVVEPMPVAPPAPAPAYNPYPCATPPCPLPYIPEPVAPVPAPAPVYEPYACAAPPCPPPTPVYEPYACAAPPCPAPVAPQPVIQHVPVPVPVQVPVPIRVPVPVPVPTPVYQPTYCAVPPCPAPAATPVYAQPAPRPMPVYAPAPACAQPPCPAYNPYGYQGTPGYAPAYNPYSYVLRSPVAAAPGYAQGYAPAYAQGYAPAYAPSYAPAYAPSPFRRAMYLLGSNKGKKAAAAAAAATEEKKKTA